One genomic window of Blastopirellula retiformator includes the following:
- a CDS encoding DUF1559 domain-containing protein, which produces MKSRKFGFTLVELLVVIAIIGVLIALLLPAVQQAREAARRMHCSNNLKQIGLALHNYHDTFQSLPPGGYWAHDTPWSTPTPPSPNPERGSTHVRLLPFIEQSAIYEKINFASGTSVHEQYVDAPTNSKKVKQVIVDAYVCPSDTTGGIVEGTTLAAHNYSPSFGPSGVGAAGNPSCPCSQGAAMNGFRNDTSHGEIKPAGPFTRRGNKFIGKFSSVTDGLSNTIFFGETRPGCSTHHAKGWANSNNGSGLATTLIPINTDTCHTLAEAPGGDTCYAICNWNLEFGFRSLHPGGAQFLKGDGSVSFLPETINHNTYQRLGQRDDGLVIDL; this is translated from the coding sequence ATGAAGTCTAGAAAGTTTGGCTTTACGCTAGTTGAGTTGCTGGTCGTGATCGCCATTATCGGCGTCCTGATCGCTTTGTTGCTGCCGGCCGTCCAACAGGCCCGCGAAGCCGCGCGGCGGATGCACTGCAGCAACAACCTAAAGCAAATCGGCCTGGCGCTGCACAACTACCACGACACTTTTCAATCCTTGCCGCCGGGCGGTTATTGGGCGCACGACACCCCTTGGTCGACCCCGACGCCTCCTTCGCCCAATCCGGAACGTGGTTCAACCCACGTCCGCCTGCTCCCTTTCATCGAGCAGTCGGCGATATACGAAAAGATCAACTTTGCGTCAGGCACGTCGGTGCACGAACAGTACGTCGACGCTCCGACCAACTCGAAGAAGGTCAAGCAGGTGATCGTCGACGCCTACGTTTGCCCAAGCGACACCACCGGCGGCATTGTTGAGGGAACGACGCTCGCCGCGCACAACTATTCACCCAGCTTTGGGCCCAGCGGCGTCGGCGCGGCCGGCAATCCAAGTTGCCCCTGTTCGCAGGGAGCGGCGATGAACGGCTTCCGCAACGACACGTCGCATGGCGAGATCAAACCGGCGGGCCCATTCACCCGCCGCGGCAATAAGTTCATCGGCAAGTTTTCGAGCGTGACCGATGGCCTGTCGAACACAATCTTCTTTGGAGAAACTCGCCCCGGCTGCTCAACGCATCACGCCAAGGGGTGGGCCAACTCCAATAACGGCAGCGGTTTGGCGACAACGCTGATCCCCATCAATACCGACACCTGCCACACCCTGGCTGAAGCCCCCGGCGGCGACACTTGCTATGCGATATGCAACTGGAACCTGGAATTCGGCTTCCGCTCGCTCCACCCCGGCGGCGCCCAGTTCCTGAAGGGAGATGGCTCGGTCTCATTCCTGCCGGAAACGATCAATCACAATACTTACCAACGACTGGGGCAACGTGACGATGGCCTGGTGATCGACCTGTAA
- a CDS encoding MFS transporter, which yields MSSAPADKVENTSRGSLAVVFLTVFIDLLGFGIVLPLLPIYADQFGVDEHGITLGLLMASFSAMQFLFAPFWGRLSDRIGRRPVIMIGLLGSVIFYTIFGIATVEKCVWLLFLSRIGAGIAGATISTAQAYIADTTSLENRPKGMALIGMAFGLGFTFGPLVGFLAVPTGEGDPGPWPGYVAAILSAGALALAWFKLPESLPKNASAGRENSHRGFSLGSLGSALTTKSIGGLLIAFFVCVFSFANFETTLGLMISGSHLENSPFHFTFGQVCLTFAFIGFTLAIVQGGIVRRLAGRISEGALAAGGGVAQIAGFLMIAGAVRSGSLGLLFGALAIIVSGFAFVTPSLNSLLSRRTDPEKQGGILGLAQSVNSMARIVGSGLGIPLLKISMTLPAYVAAGLMGVGVLLVIIAAKSGKDYEVEQS from the coding sequence ATGAGCTCTGCACCTGCCGATAAAGTCGAAAACACCAGCCGCGGCTCGTTAGCGGTCGTCTTTTTGACGGTCTTTATCGATCTGCTCGGTTTCGGCATCGTCTTGCCGCTGCTGCCGATTTACGCCGACCAGTTTGGCGTTGACGAGCATGGAATCACGCTCGGCCTGTTGATGGCCAGCTTTTCGGCGATGCAGTTCCTGTTTGCGCCGTTCTGGGGACGCTTGTCCGACCGAATTGGCCGCCGACCAGTGATCATGATCGGGCTGCTGGGGAGCGTGATCTTTTACACGATTTTCGGCATCGCGACGGTTGAGAAGTGCGTCTGGCTGCTGTTTCTCTCGCGGATTGGCGCTGGCATCGCCGGGGCGACGATCTCGACCGCCCAGGCCTACATCGCCGATACGACCAGCCTAGAGAATCGCCCCAAGGGCATGGCGCTGATCGGCATGGCGTTTGGCCTTGGCTTTACCTTTGGTCCTTTGGTCGGCTTTCTGGCGGTTCCTACCGGCGAAGGCGATCCTGGTCCGTGGCCCGGTTATGTCGCCGCGATTCTATCGGCCGGCGCTTTGGCGCTCGCCTGGTTCAAGCTGCCCGAGTCGTTGCCGAAAAACGCCAGCGCCGGCCGCGAGAATTCGCACCGCGGTTTTTCGCTCGGTTCGCTTGGCTCGGCCCTGACCACCAAGTCGATTGGCGGATTGCTGATCGCTTTTTTCGTCTGCGTCTTCTCGTTCGCCAATTTTGAAACGACGCTCGGCCTGATGATCTCAGGCAGTCACTTGGAAAACAGCCCGTTTCATTTCACGTTTGGCCAGGTCTGTTTGACGTTTGCCTTCATCGGCTTCACGCTGGCGATCGTCCAGGGTGGAATTGTCCGTAGACTCGCCGGGCGAATCTCGGAAGGCGCGCTAGCCGCTGGCGGCGGCGTTGCCCAGATCGCCGGCTTTCTGATGATCGCCGGAGCGGTTCGCTCCGGCTCGCTCGGGCTACTTTTCGGGGCGTTGGCGATCATCGTCAGCGGCTTCGCGTTCGTAACGCCGTCACTCAACTCGCTGCTATCGCGGCGAACCGATCCCGAGAAACAAGGGGGCATCCTGGGACTGGCGCAAAGCGTCAACTCGATGGCCCGCATCGTCGGGTCAGGGCTGGGAATTCCGCTGCTGAAGATCTCGATGACGCTGCCAGCCTACGTCGCCGCAGGACTAATGGGGGTTGGCGTGTTGCTGGTGATCATCGCCGCCAAGAGCGGGAAAGACTATGAAGTCGAGCAATCTTAA
- a CDS encoding DUF1559 domain-containing protein: MTFRTRTAFTLVELLVVIAIIGVLIALLLPAVQQAREAARRMQCSNNLKQIGLAVHNYHDTFNTLPPGGLWAYDVAWAFSDTNPAPGPNPQRGSILVHLLPFIEQGPLFDKIDFTSATTIQNQWADSPANTKRVRDVIIQAYVCPSDTSGGVTSNNYGAHNYSGNYGPSSINAAGNPNCPCGQGAALNGFRNDTQHNESNPAGPFSRRGNRYVGNFAQTTDGLSNTIYFGEVRPECSNHANAGWAGANNGNGLAGTLTPINTDTCHTQAEAPGGDTCYAMCNWNLEFGFKSLHPGGAQFLKGDGSVSFLAETINHNTYQRLGQRDDGLVIDL; the protein is encoded by the coding sequence ATGACTTTTCGAACCCGTACAGCGTTTACGCTGGTGGAATTGCTCGTCGTTATCGCCATCATTGGCGTCCTGATCGCCTTACTCTTGCCTGCCGTTCAACAAGCTCGCGAAGCGGCGCGGCGGATGCAGTGCAGCAACAATCTGAAGCAGATCGGCCTGGCGGTCCACAACTATCACGACACCTTCAACACACTGCCGCCTGGCGGATTGTGGGCGTACGACGTCGCCTGGGCCTTTAGCGACACCAACCCGGCGCCTGGCCCCAACCCGCAGCGCGGTTCGATCCTGGTTCACCTGTTGCCGTTTATTGAACAGGGGCCGTTGTTCGACAAAATCGATTTCACATCAGCGACGACCATTCAAAACCAATGGGCCGATAGCCCTGCCAATACCAAGCGGGTTCGTGACGTCATCATTCAGGCCTACGTTTGCCCTAGCGATACGTCCGGCGGTGTGACGTCGAACAACTACGGCGCCCACAACTATTCCGGCAACTACGGCCCAAGCTCGATCAACGCCGCCGGCAATCCAAACTGCCCCTGCGGGCAAGGCGCCGCGCTCAACGGCTTCCGCAACGACACCCAGCACAACGAAAGCAACCCGGCTGGGCCGTTCTCGCGTCGCGGCAATCGCTACGTCGGCAACTTCGCCCAGACGACCGACGGGCTCTCGAACACGATCTACTTCGGCGAAGTTCGTCCCGAGTGCTCCAATCACGCCAACGCCGGTTGGGCAGGCGCCAACAACGGCAACGGTCTGGCCGGAACCTTGACGCCGATCAACACCGACACCTGTCACACCCAGGCCGAAGCTCCTGGCGGCGACACCTGCTATGCAATGTGCAACTGGAACCTGGAATTCGGCTTCAAGTCGCTTCATCCCGGCGGCGCCCAATTCCTAAAGGGTGACGGCTCGGTCTCATTCCTGGCCGAAACGATCAACCACAACACCTACCAGCGATTGGGACAGCGGGATGATGGCCTAGTGATCGACCTCTAA
- a CDS encoding mannose-1-phosphate guanylyltransferase has product MLHAVIMAGGAGTRFWPASRAGRPKQLLDLTGDGTMIQATAARLSDLVDPSRILVVTSQRLVEPIQQQFPQLPAAAIVGEPCKRDTAPCIGLAALLVSRDDPEAIMVVMPSDHVISPEASFQSAVRYGAGLVAESENRIVTFGIQPKYAAETFGYIERGESLTSDSSAPPTFQVARFREKPKGDVAREYFESGNFYWNSGIFIWKAKTILEALKRHEPEMFAHLEAINADWGTPQQAETFQREFAAIQGKSIDYAVMEHHQDVAVIEAPFLWDDVGNWQSLERLNDADSDGNTVLANHLGIDTKDCIIKADGDHLIVTLGMSGTIVVHTEDATLVADKQREEDIREVVKKLQANGWDAHL; this is encoded by the coding sequence ATGCTACATGCGGTGATTATGGCCGGCGGAGCCGGAACCCGTTTTTGGCCCGCCAGTCGCGCCGGCCGGCCGAAGCAATTGTTGGATCTGACCGGCGACGGCACCATGATCCAGGCGACCGCAGCCAGGTTGAGCGACTTGGTCGATCCGTCGCGGATTTTGGTGGTGACCAGTCAGCGACTGGTCGAGCCGATCCAGCAGCAGTTTCCGCAGTTGCCGGCCGCTGCGATTGTGGGCGAACCGTGCAAACGCGACACCGCGCCTTGTATCGGACTGGCGGCGCTGCTCGTGTCGCGCGACGATCCCGAGGCGATCATGGTGGTGATGCCGTCCGATCATGTGATCTCGCCCGAGGCGTCGTTTCAATCGGCGGTTCGCTACGGCGCAGGTTTGGTCGCCGAGTCCGAAAATCGGATCGTCACCTTTGGCATTCAGCCGAAGTACGCCGCCGAGACGTTCGGTTACATCGAGCGGGGCGAGTCGCTGACCAGTGACAGTTCGGCCCCGCCGACGTTTCAGGTCGCTCGGTTCCGGGAAAAGCCGAAAGGAGACGTTGCACGCGAGTACTTCGAGTCGGGCAACTTCTATTGGAATAGCGGCATCTTTATCTGGAAGGCGAAGACGATTCTGGAAGCGCTAAAGCGCCACGAGCCGGAGATGTTTGCACACTTGGAAGCGATTAACGCCGACTGGGGAACTCCGCAGCAAGCTGAGACGTTCCAGCGGGAGTTCGCCGCGATTCAAGGGAAGTCGATCGACTACGCCGTGATGGAGCATCATCAGGATGTCGCTGTGATCGAAGCGCCGTTCTTGTGGGATGACGTCGGCAACTGGCAAAGCCTGGAGCGTTTGAACGACGCCGATTCAGACGGCAACACAGTCCTCGCCAATCATCTCGGCATCGACACGAAAGACTGCATCATTAAGGCGGACGGCGATCATCTAATCGTGACGCTCGGTATGAGCGGTACGATCGTGGTGCATACCGAAGATGCGACGCTCGTCGCCGATAAACAGCGCGAAGAAGATATTCGCGAAGTGGTGAAAAAGCTGCAGGCCAACGGCTGGGACGCTCATCTATGA
- a CDS encoding methyltransferase, with product MSSASPVEQLMEMIGGFQISQVVLTVGELGLADLLKDGPCSVEDLAQDCGANPERLYRLLRAAASVGVFAETDPHVFKMTPLAEPLASDHPYSLRSFSQMMRDEHFAVWGRLASAVRSDENAFQEMYGQEFFTYLGDHPKSAAIFDAAMTSYHGRETEAILDAYDFSQFDMIADIGGGNGSKLAAVLTKHPQLRGLLFDLPHVVERAAEKLESSRVSDRATLIGGDFFAEVPRSADGYMMRHIIHDWDDEKSTLILKNCRAAMEPGQKLLLIEYIIPPGNEPSFGKFIDLTMMLIPGGKERTEAEYRDLLAGCGFQLERVINTTQPISIIESSAV from the coding sequence ATGTCGAGCGCTTCTCCGGTTGAGCAATTGATGGAGATGATTGGCGGCTTCCAGATCTCCCAGGTCGTATTGACCGTGGGGGAGTTGGGATTGGCCGACTTGTTAAAAGACGGTCCCTGTTCGGTCGAAGACTTGGCTCAAGATTGTGGCGCCAATCCAGAGCGACTTTATCGTTTGCTGCGAGCTGCAGCGTCCGTCGGCGTGTTTGCCGAAACCGATCCCCACGTCTTTAAGATGACTCCGCTGGCCGAGCCGCTGGCGAGCGATCATCCGTACTCGCTCCGCAGCTTCTCACAGATGATGCGCGACGAGCACTTCGCCGTCTGGGGGCGGCTGGCGAGCGCAGTCCGATCGGACGAGAACGCCTTTCAGGAGATGTATGGCCAGGAGTTTTTCACCTACCTTGGCGATCATCCGAAATCGGCCGCCATTTTTGACGCCGCGATGACCAGCTATCACGGCCGCGAAACGGAGGCGATTTTGGACGCCTACGATTTTTCGCAGTTCGACATGATCGCCGACATTGGCGGCGGAAATGGATCAAAGCTGGCCGCAGTGCTGACTAAGCATCCGCAGCTACGCGGCCTCTTGTTCGACCTGCCGCATGTGGTGGAGCGAGCGGCGGAGAAACTAGAGTCAAGCCGCGTCAGCGACCGGGCGACGCTGATCGGGGGCGACTTCTTTGCCGAGGTTCCCCGTTCGGCCGACGGCTACATGATGCGGCACATCATCCACGACTGGGACGATGAAAAGAGTACGCTCATTCTGAAGAACTGCCGCGCCGCGATGGAGCCGGGGCAGAAGTTGCTGTTGATCGAGTACATCATTCCGCCTGGCAACGAACCTTCGTTCGGCAAGTTCATCGATCTGACGATGATGCTGATCCCTGGCGGCAAAGAACGGACCGAAGCCGAGTATCGCGACTTGCTGGCTGGCTGCGGTTTTCAGCTTGAGCGCGTGATCAATACCACGCAGCCGATTTCGATTATCGAGTCGTCCGCCGTTTAG
- a CDS encoding UTP--glucose-1-phosphate uridylyltransferase: protein MSIDPQLSAKLSDAGETQLLEYLQSADSNVVAHLSKQLEAVDLQEIAATLEKKKEATSVPAQMDSPPAIRLDDAVPRIGEAEAIAAGEKLLSAGKVGALLVAGGQGTRLGFDHPKGMFPIGPVTDRTLFQIFIEKLLARGNRYGKPIPLYLMTSPATHDETVDFFAANDNFGLPESQLHIFCQGTMPAVDAETGKLLLADPEHLALSPDGHGGTLAALVKNGCLADMQKRGLEEIYYFQVDNPLADVCEPLFLGYHLLSGSEMSTQVVAKRRPEEKVGVLVEVDGRLRLVEYSELSEELAAERDASGSLKYWAGNIAIHGINVAFLARMAADAESLPWHLASKKVPYCTFAGEQVAPESPNGIKFERFIFDLLPHAKNAIVVEISPATTFAPVKNADGAPSDTPSAARAALTAIYAEWLTAAGVSVESGIPIEISPLYAIDAEELKSKAEGLSPVVEPTVLGDLSE from the coding sequence ATGTCGATCGATCCGCAACTCTCCGCAAAACTGTCTGACGCCGGCGAAACGCAACTGCTTGAGTACCTGCAATCGGCCGATTCAAACGTCGTGGCCCATTTGTCGAAACAGCTGGAAGCGGTCGATCTGCAAGAGATCGCCGCGACGCTCGAAAAAAAGAAAGAAGCGACGAGCGTCCCGGCGCAGATGGACTCTCCCCCGGCGATTCGCCTGGATGACGCCGTCCCGCGGATTGGCGAAGCGGAGGCGATCGCCGCAGGCGAAAAACTACTGTCGGCCGGCAAGGTCGGCGCGTTGTTGGTCGCTGGTGGTCAGGGGACGCGGCTTGGTTTTGATCACCCCAAGGGGATGTTCCCGATTGGCCCGGTCACCGATCGGACGCTGTTCCAGATCTTCATCGAAAAGCTGCTCGCCCGCGGCAATCGTTACGGCAAGCCGATTCCGCTTTACCTGATGACCAGCCCGGCCACGCATGACGAAACGGTCGACTTCTTCGCGGCCAATGACAACTTCGGTCTTCCCGAGTCGCAACTGCACATCTTTTGCCAGGGAACGATGCCGGCGGTCGACGCCGAAACCGGCAAGCTGCTTTTGGCCGATCCCGAGCATCTCGCCCTCAGCCCCGATGGGCACGGCGGCACGCTCGCCGCTTTGGTCAAAAATGGCTGTCTGGCCGACATGCAAAAACGTGGGCTAGAAGAGATCTACTACTTCCAGGTCGACAACCCGCTGGCTGACGTTTGCGAGCCGCTCTTTTTGGGTTACCACCTGCTTAGCGGTAGCGAGATGTCGACCCAGGTGGTCGCCAAGCGGCGTCCCGAAGAAAAAGTAGGCGTCCTGGTCGAAGTCGACGGCCGATTGCGATTGGTCGAGTACAGCGAGCTTTCCGAAGAACTGGCGGCCGAACGCGACGCCAGCGGCTCGCTGAAGTATTGGGCCGGTAATATCGCGATTCATGGAATCAATGTCGCGTTTCTCGCCCGCATGGCGGCCGACGCCGAAAGTCTGCCGTGGCACTTGGCGAGTAAGAAAGTTCCGTACTGCACTTTTGCCGGAGAGCAAGTGGCGCCCGAATCGCCCAACGGCATTAAGTTCGAGCGATTCATCTTCGACTTGCTCCCGCACGCCAAAAATGCGATCGTCGTGGAGATCTCGCCGGCGACGACGTTCGCACCGGTCAAGAACGCCGATGGCGCTCCGAGCGATACGCCCAGCGCCGCTCGCGCCGCTTTGACGGCGATTTACGCCGAGTGGCTGACCGCAGCCGGCGTCAGCGTCGAGTCGGGCATACCGATTGAAATCAGCCCGCTCTACGCGATCGATGCGGAAGAACTAAAATCGAAGGCGGAAGGATTGTCCCCAGTCGTCGAACCGACGGTCCTGGGGGACCTGTCAGAATAG
- a CDS encoding 3-deoxy-D-manno-octulosonic acid transferase — MGWFLNILYLGALVAAMPFFAWSKLVRGRRRGGLLAKFFGLIPVRRGDAPCVWLHAVSVGEVNLLATVIQAIRAQSPSVEIYVTTTTHSGYELARARYDDCIVSYAPLDFTWAVKTALRRIRPQTLILAELEIWPNLISLSKARGVNVAIVNGRLSEKSYRGYRRVSSLLRPVLRKIDCIAVQDWSIAERFVALGVPAKRVIATGSLKFDGAETNRRNLKTMRLCRLAKIPSSAVVFLAGSTQAGEEEAALSAFLAAKPRHPDLRLILVPRHPERFDEVAAMLDESDVNWSRRSSLELSVVDPTASVLLVDTVGELGAWWGVADIAFVGGSFGRRGGQNMIEPAAYGAAVSFGPNTKNFRDIVQMLLAEEAAVMVADEAELTAFVGRCLDEPDWCETLGDNAQQVVASQIGAVERTMEALRPFLPPPEFIRHRLAA; from the coding sequence ATGGGTTGGTTTCTCAACATCCTCTATCTTGGCGCTCTCGTTGCAGCCATGCCGTTTTTTGCCTGGTCGAAGCTGGTGCGTGGGCGTCGTCGCGGCGGGTTGCTGGCGAAGTTCTTCGGTCTGATTCCAGTCCGCCGCGGAGATGCTCCATGCGTTTGGCTGCATGCCGTCAGCGTTGGCGAGGTAAATCTGCTAGCGACCGTCATCCAGGCGATTCGCGCCCAATCTCCCAGTGTAGAGATCTACGTCACCACCACCACGCACAGCGGCTACGAACTGGCCCGGGCTCGCTACGATGACTGCATCGTCAGCTACGCCCCGCTCGATTTCACCTGGGCGGTCAAGACGGCGCTGCGGCGGATCCGCCCCCAGACGTTGATCCTGGCCGAGCTGGAAATCTGGCCCAACCTGATTTCGCTGTCGAAGGCCCGCGGCGTCAACGTGGCCATCGTCAACGGACGGCTGAGCGAAAAGAGTTACCGCGGTTATCGCCGCGTCAGTTCGCTGCTGCGTCCGGTCCTGCGAAAAATCGATTGCATCGCGGTGCAAGACTGGTCGATCGCCGAACGGTTTGTGGCGCTGGGCGTTCCGGCCAAGCGGGTGATCGCAACCGGCTCGCTCAAGTTCGACGGCGCCGAGACCAATCGCCGCAACCTGAAGACGATGCGGCTCTGCCGCTTGGCAAAGATCCCCTCTAGCGCGGTCGTCTTTCTGGCCGGCAGTACGCAAGCCGGCGAAGAAGAGGCGGCGCTAAGCGCGTTTCTGGCAGCCAAGCCGCGGCATCCTGACCTGCGGCTGATTTTGGTCCCCCGCCATCCGGAACGTTTTGACGAAGTCGCTGCGATGTTGGACGAGTCTGACGTCAATTGGTCGCGTCGGTCTTCCCTCGAACTTAGCGTGGTTGATCCAACCGCTAGCGTGCTGTTGGTCGATACGGTCGGCGAACTGGGCGCCTGGTGGGGCGTGGCCGATATCGCTTTTGTTGGCGGCAGCTTTGGTCGCCGCGGCGGCCAGAACATGATCGAACCGGCCGCGTATGGCGCTGCTGTCAGCTTTGGGCCCAACACCAAAAACTTCCGCGACATCGTCCAGATGCTGTTGGCCGAAGAAGCGGCCGTAATGGTCGCTGACGAAGCGGAGCTGACCGCGTTCGTCGGACGCTGTCTGGACGAGCCCGATTGGTGCGAGACGCTGGGAGACAACGCCCAGCAAGTGGTCGCTTCGCAGATTGGCGCCGTCGAGCGGACGATGGAGGCCCTCCGCCCTTTCTTGCCGCCGCCTGAGTTTATTCGTCACCGGCTGGCGGCGTAG
- a CDS encoding carboxypeptidase-like regulatory domain-containing protein, with protein sequence MHALRFLSLLLATTLLTGCGGSKLQPLTGTVTLDGKPLADAAISFSPVEGGRPASGKSDADGKFTIASYTAGDGLPPGSYKVTIVKINTKRQAQAAASDEEDQSPENAAMGAMEQGVSFLTPVKYSSPLTTDLVVDVTPGMEPVQLDIASK encoded by the coding sequence ATGCATGCCCTACGATTCCTCAGTCTTCTCTTGGCGACAACGCTACTAACCGGTTGCGGCGGCAGCAAGCTGCAACCACTTACCGGAACCGTCACGCTCGATGGCAAGCCGCTGGCGGACGCCGCCATCAGCTTTAGCCCAGTAGAAGGAGGCCGACCCGCCTCCGGCAAATCGGATGCGGACGGCAAGTTTACGATCGCTTCGTACACCGCCGGCGATGGACTTCCGCCGGGCAGCTACAAGGTGACGATCGTCAAGATCAACACCAAGAGACAAGCCCAAGCGGCCGCTAGCGACGAGGAAGACCAATCGCCGGAGAACGCCGCGATGGGGGCGATGGAACAAGGCGTTTCGTTCCTCACCCCGGTCAAGTATTCGTCGCCGCTGACGACCGACCTGGTGGTCGACGTGACGCCGGGGATGGAACCAGTCCAACTCGACATCGCCTCCAAATAG
- the metK gene encoding methionine adenosyltransferase has translation MASGKYLFTSESVSMGHPDKMSDQISDGILDALLAQDPMSRVACETLVNTGLVVMAGEITTKAVIDYQDIARSVVRDIGYTDDKMGFNADTCAVMVTLDKQSPDIAQGVNEDTDAGKQIGAGDQGLMFGYACNHTSELMPLPISLSHKILNRLTDSRKQGEVNWLRPDSKSQVTVQFDGDKPVRIDTVVVSTQHSEDVANAEIRNYIINEVIKPLLPEELVDGDITYHINPTGNFVVGGPMGDCGLTGRKIIVDTYGGWGRHGGGAFSGKDPTKVDRSAAYMGRHVAKNIVAAGLADQCEVQLAYAIGVTEPVSVHVETFGTNKIDDARIVELIREHFPLSPGGIIDYLDLRRPIYRATAAGGHFGREEFPWENTKMAATLASDAGVAATTG, from the coding sequence GTGGCTTCTGGAAAGTATTTGTTCACGAGCGAATCGGTCAGCATGGGGCATCCCGATAAGATGTCTGACCAGATTTCTGACGGTATCCTCGACGCCCTGCTGGCCCAGGATCCGATGAGCCGCGTCGCTTGCGAGACGCTGGTCAACACGGGTTTGGTCGTCATGGCGGGCGAAATCACCACCAAGGCGGTAATCGACTATCAAGACATCGCTCGCTCGGTGGTTCGCGATATCGGTTACACCGACGACAAGATGGGCTTCAACGCCGACACTTGCGCCGTCATGGTGACGCTCGACAAGCAGAGCCCTGACATTGCTCAAGGCGTGAACGAAGACACCGACGCCGGCAAGCAGATTGGCGCCGGCGACCAAGGCTTGATGTTTGGTTATGCCTGTAACCACACGTCGGAGCTGATGCCGCTGCCGATCTCGTTGTCGCACAAGATCCTGAACCGCCTGACCGACTCACGCAAACAAGGCGAAGTCAACTGGCTGCGACCGGACAGCAAGAGCCAGGTGACGGTGCAGTTTGACGGCGACAAGCCGGTCCGCATCGACACCGTCGTCGTTTCGACTCAGCACAGCGAAGACGTCGCCAACGCCGAGATTCGCAACTACATCATCAACGAAGTCATCAAGCCGCTGTTGCCGGAAGAGCTGGTCGATGGCGACATCACCTATCACATCAACCCGACCGGCAACTTCGTCGTCGGTGGTCCGATGGGCGACTGCGGTTTGACCGGTCGCAAGATCATCGTCGATACCTATGGCGGCTGGGGCCGTCATGGCGGCGGCGCCTTCAGCGGCAAGGATCCGACGAAGGTCGATCGCAGCGCCGCTTACATGGGCCGTCACGTCGCCAAGAACATTGTCGCCGCCGGCCTGGCCGATCAGTGCGAAGTTCAATTGGCCTACGCCATTGGCGTGACCGAACCGGTCAGCGTTCATGTCGAAACCTTCGGCACCAACAAAATCGATGACGCTCGCATCGTCGAACTGATCCGCGAGCACTTCCCGCTTAGCCCGGGCGGCATCATCGATTACTTGGATCTGCGCCGCCCGATCTATCGCGCAACCGCCGCTGGCGGTCACTTTGGCCGCGAAGAATTCCCGTGGGAAAACACTAAGATGGCGGCCACGCTCGCCTCGGACGCCGGCGTCGCCGCGACCACCGGCTAA
- the ruvX gene encoding Holliday junction resolvase RuvX — MSDAAIPEIPPVGRIAGVDFGTVRIGIAITDPERILASPLDNYNRRTQKLDRQYFEQLAREERIVLFVVGVPVHMSGAESGKSGEARKFGKWLGDITGIPIIYYDERFTSSIAKEMLGGLGLTKQKKKAKIDKLAAQILLTAYLENPTRAEAGLESLDD, encoded by the coding sequence ATGAGCGACGCCGCGATTCCCGAGATCCCGCCGGTTGGCCGCATCGCCGGCGTCGACTTCGGTACGGTTCGCATCGGCATCGCGATCACCGATCCCGAGCGGATCTTGGCCAGCCCGCTTGATAACTACAATCGCCGCACGCAGAAGCTCGATCGCCAGTACTTCGAGCAATTGGCCCGCGAAGAGCGGATCGTGTTGTTTGTCGTCGGCGTGCCGGTCCATATGAGCGGCGCCGAAAGCGGCAAGTCGGGCGAGGCTCGCAAGTTCGGCAAGTGGCTTGGCGACATCACTGGCATCCCGATCATCTACTACGACGAACGTTTCACCAGCAGCATTGCCAAAGAAATGCTGGGCGGCTTGGGGCTGACTAAGCAAAAGAAGAAAGCGAAGATCGACAAGCTGGCGGCGCAAATCTTGTTGACCGCCTATCTGGAAAACCCGACCCGGGCCGAAGCGGGGCTGGAATCGCTGGACGACTAG